From Choloepus didactylus isolate mChoDid1 chromosome 19, mChoDid1.pri, whole genome shotgun sequence, one genomic window encodes:
- the LOC119516004 gene encoding formin-like protein 5 isoform X1, giving the protein MEEGGVLSVHSETWRLSCIYQFAVKFSRHAVNTPASCRRGRDRRGHPWTLWDTSSCQPGTGPAPADPGAAGREAPPPEPGGKQRGHSWPPRIHPALHPESQLQPGTQLRARPPSPLAAGQPRDQVPGGERRGLSPSPLLASHRLECAPDDRTAEDPPGRRRREPGPC; this is encoded by the exons ATGGAGGAAGGCGGCGTTTTGTCTGTTCACTCGGAGACTTGGCGCCTCTCCTGCATTTACCAATTTGCTGTTAAATTTTCCAGGCACGCTGTGAACACACCCG CCTCTTGTCGTCGTGGGAGGGACCGACGGGGACACCCTTGGACGCTCTGGGACACGAGCTCCTGCCAGCCTGGCACAGGCCCGGCCCCCGCAGATCCCGGCGCTGCAGGCCGGGAGGCCCCTCCACCTGAGCCTGG AGGAAAGCAGAGAGGACACAGCTGGCCCCCTCGCATCCACCCTGCCCTTCACCCTGAATCTCAGCTGCAGCCGGGGACCCAGCTAAGGGCTCGGCCTCCCAGCCCCCTTGCAGCTGGGCAGCCACGGGACCAAGTCCCAGGAGGCGAGAGGAGGGGGCTGAGCCCAAGTCCTCTTCTGGCCTCTCACCGGCTGGAATGTGCTCCAGATGACAGGACAGCAGAGGACCCCCCAGGGAGGAGACGGAGGGAGCCGGGTCCCTGCTGA
- the LOC119516004 gene encoding uncharacterized protein LOC119516004 isoform X2 translates to MLSGTTRTSDGEQHFKQRRAWCHLSVERQVGVECAAAARPSDARGPAAARGHELQAGRGVHRQKTELGWTPGDWMRPLVVVGGTDGDTLGRSGTRAPASLAQARPPQIPALQAGRPLHLSLEESREDTAGPLASTLPFTLNLSCSRGPS, encoded by the exons ATGCTGAGTGGAACCACGCGTACAAGTGACGGTGAACAGCACTTCAAGCAGAGAAGGGCCTGGTGTCACCTCAG TGTCGAAAGACAAGTCGGAGTCGAGTGTGCAGCGGCAGCACGTCCTTCAGATGCCCGCGGTCCGGCGGCGGCGAGGGGGCACGAGCTTCAGGCTGGCAGGGGCGTTCACAGACAGAAAACGGAACTGGGCTGGACTCCGGGTGATTGGATGCGG CCTCTTGTCGTCGTGGGAGGGACCGACGGGGACACCCTTGGACGCTCTGGGACACGAGCTCCTGCCAGCCTGGCACAGGCCCGGCCCCCGCAGATCCCGGCGCTGCAGGCCGGGAGGCCCCTCCACCTGAGCCTGG AGGAAAGCAGAGAGGACACAGCTGGCCCCCTCGCATCCACCCTGCCCTTCACCCTGAATCTCAGCTGCAGCCGGGGACCCAGCTAA